A single genomic interval of Eurosta solidaginis isolate ZX-2024a chromosome 3, ASM4086904v1, whole genome shotgun sequence harbors:
- the enok gene encoding histone acetyltransferase KAT6B isoform X1 — MCRAAVSVFWRILFGLCDVCDSHLKEYICCYKMRESAHDISLDTWKQWILEAISKIRSQKQRPSVQRICQAIGSHHKFHEDIVAEKLEEAVESGAVIKVYNKGLHSYKAPMAKRRIKVEKNSNLCKIVAKAVHDLGECEGSTIKTIENYIQKFNNIDLGPDVDFRGIIKSSIKKAVDAGFLIQDGKLYKKGRSLTTPRKSSSTLEVSVTTGDDNCSYCSGDAQKNRNGIPEPLSSCKKCGMSLHTTCANIAAKCKSQSYVLLYMLVTKGSVWYCKDCVECSECTYTDRGPCLLECSACKKMYHLTCLDTIPDKKPKHPYRCKTCLSQNIDIVKKEAKKGALDAGKIRNQASNESSKVAKVARAVVPSTSEHAGIRGKDWPGGKWKDKRNLAGGASCKRQIIDEIDESPTTSKLSKYDSSKELYKDISLSQAIKSSQNLQKTIAHNSHLKMFKQRRQFAGFLKMHAGDETKQAKKKTPSDLSSSSSSSDSEEDDNMEFDDENQDDSTSSGSCSSSSSGSDSSESSSDSSEFDNEENDEENDDDDCDSDKSESKSNIFISQISVKKEINLPTKNYTTPQTTKPPKDEQWGFAAVAKNRVDIFSQSRNNLESEGFALKKSGGSLLTGLNKNLVTDELTTNSKEIKHKSTPNVENETEETDKRPHKVTTKKDNLPQTKTTTEARTATTTTPEAPVEVEPPKTTIETVEAVTAENLAKASDSKDAKNPVEKVQKKKVATLKSAPLDTKKTVYKSDDDEVPYLDESAVIKYQLMENTNYARSVKPPPLNEESCSNEKVEYEEVYPENPFENQPLPNGVEQSDITIYKKIRENAAKKVAELKSLNALANASIGASQERCPSAIEIGKWHIETWYSSPFPQEYARLPKLYLCEFCLKYTKSRSVLDRHQNKCLWKQPPGTEIYRHNDISVFEVDGNINKIYCQNLCLLAKLFLDHKTLYYDVEPFLFYILTKNDKKGCHLVGYFSKEKHCAQKFNVSCILTMPQFQRQGFGRFLIEFSYLLSREEGQVGTPEKPLSDLGRLSYFSYWKSIILEYIYSHRNDGRITFKDIANKTGLTVSDIALAFELLNFIKLRKNEDDIRYQINIKVDWEKVITHYKKLQNSKRIPLEQDCLRWSPLLTKAAVLAADGMKSSEESSFLDGSARSEQTVIERMRSRKNKTMMAANNLTFIKKELNTQEATTPTRDNKSKFANSSNESKMASATVELNFQKRKGTHVKNGKTDLKNSLREAIDESNEPSKNYDNELEKGRDDEADVINGSVTTTTTTTTAMSTATPAVVKVVPQTTNQEYKRSSRKRQLSKDDTADVMANNTAEEMEIMHKPDKKRRIYNSPVQPIVEKLSKSEIEEAVVSADDDKLTSRAQRLANRKHSAPTISTNRRKHFERQTELKMNIKQEEVNAVEKTASPHEMGMEPEPEAPKKCTENDDNEEKSTKNYNNDKPITTVPKLRGKMCNDRKTSYNETNNVAVAATDETITKEGNEVNEVEEGQQVTKNNSDQSENSCYNTEKNSINTDEVRQAIDNEQQQAEQHEEEETEIEREQEQEKHTSPSKSAKPEPTASTASGNDEKVLEAVAKKTKKTFAELMVENNDTNVIVQETEKKLENENPKSPENAASESEHKAEQCSTENDNTTDVNTTVTVVANNATSDDNESRVDELMKQNEPAKEKEEKETATNVEHLADPMQIKITETKDATKNEKTINTQTNPKIEPTTDITTATTVVKEPLCKIEFIDTEASPKKPTQISPKDNIKEDCASSPCMPSVVEKGKEDERKDVLEMLQQQQQPQQRKDVENKCEVKSIATTGPAITTPPSPPVITSALNMPLSLATATTSSVLSAATPTSMAVSPITTASTPMSISQSVLTSTSIAVSPTKTPIPTPIVVPTPIPAKAAVAAAVASQQLQIPKAPIVSEAIVCKTDQLMDTKPLVTMKNASPPAAKTANMETIMDTKINEGRKIKTAFENVIERKEKALAQSNIHNNNEINNKIKIAQKIHEAAAAVAANLELQRSQLQAASAKKSLNQAAAIANVNSLNNSRNETGGSGFIKTTPKDKQKSIIAHTDIKIKEEDKQQVQVITSKGVDAALLSLHDKNPYNTAEHQKMQNSVDLNKIAPHFPINQLPNYPNTPQYWQWDYYGYNFSPLDAASQKNQNKFAKDLATTMAYSHNFTQNLYQSAIQHHAHQHMQQQQQQQQQQQQQQQQQQQHTKEKLKSDRKMSTCKKEDSTSKSQSNTNNQNFNSRDDAHCGFTNTQSSSSYTQKCNVQTKTHKMSAADQTQHIKSLNLLPNSSSRFYNPILSSVPVATNALTQQALCQKARGGSGGEHNLVSATEENKVKLSGGGGHNSTASQQQQQQNTSQDISTSLSYSSGSSNHSSSNLHHYDCGMTVSMTMDSPTSIGSDIQQNTTSPIPSTTPHIQQQQQQQQQQQQQQQSQFSDCSMQTHTGNTPMHMAIQTAHLQQQQQQANLNLNMQQSSSSQALNSLTSSQQQQHAQQNRKVNQQTDLVASSSNQRSSTPKAIRGSNSSANNQQQHRQAKSTPPGNSAINVSQQQQQQQQQSVNNNQNLLQTQQEHLHNMQQQYSQLSGQHHHQQNMHIDYITSIPPIGQNYTSNASNSYDIVSMPAVIQQRMAINNTSHSLSSPHQRTIDQSSSSACAVNNFYLQNNLTSNEASTSRVPVPASSGGANSNGGVIHISPDASASSSSGTGDSQLAQDNVSESSSSNAGTTSTQVGNLCSLSKLQQLTNGLDIQPCNTSPAGQVNLTPPPHHPVSHNSMTPPPHLLVTQNRSLGTPPNMLQPQINPLQYHKYYSSNMNIAPIATTQNVNRNTRNTASAPAQHIAVSSVTTSSTTSRTTNVHISPNLMAPYGTYRMTTPQPAATPTYAAGGDYSNSQIPMQMGVMNMQSQYQDACAIQRAQQNSMYSTYPPPYLSLNGAMRR; from the exons CTATAAAATGAGGGAGTCTGCTCATGACATCAGTCTTGACACTTGGAAACAATGGATTTTAGAAGCTATTTCGAAAATACGTTCCCAGAAGCAAAGGCCCAGCGTTCAACGCATTTGCCAAGCTATTGGAAGTCATCATAAGTTTCACGAAGATATCGTTGCCGAAAAATTAGAGGAGGCCGTCGAGTCTGGTGCCGTCATAAAAGTATATAATAAAGGACTACATTCCTATAAAGCACCTATGGCGAAGAGGAGaataaaagttgaaaaaaatagtaatttatgtaaaattgttgcaaaagCTGTACATGATTTGGGAGAATGTGAAGgttcaacaataaaaacaattgaaaattatataCAAAAATTCAACAACATTGATCTGGGACCAGACGTAGACTTTCGCGGAATTATCAAAAGTTCAATTAAAAAAGCAGTGGATGCAGGATTTCTTATACAAGATGGAAAACTTTACAAGAAAGGAAGATCACTTACAACACCACGTAAATCATCATCAACATTGGAAGTATCAGTAACGACT ggCGATGACAACTGTTCCTACTGTTCAGGAGATGCACAGAAGAATCGTAATGGAATTCCAGAGCCACTTAGTTCATGCAAAAAATGCGGAATGTCATTGCATACGACATGTGCAAACATAGCTGCTAAATGCAAGTCCCAATCCTATGTGCTGTTATATATGTTGGTTACAAAAGGTTCCGTTTGGTACTGTAAAGATTGTGTTGAATGCAGTGAGTGTACATACACAGATCGCGGACCTTGTCTACTTGAATGTTCGGCGTGCAAGAAAATGTATCATTTAACTTGCTTGGACACTATACCAGATAAGAAACCAAAACATCCTTACAG ATGTAAAACCTGTTTATCACAAAACATCGATATAGTAAAAAAGGAAGCGAAAAAAGGTGCACTGGATGCAGGAAAAATTCG aaatcaaGCTTCGAATGAGTCAAGCAAAGTCGCAAAAGTTGCACGTGCTGTAGTTCCGTCAACTTCTGAACATGCTGGCATCCGTGGAAAGGATTGGCCTGGTGGTAAATGGAAAGATAAACGTAACCTAGCTGGAGGTGCATCATGCAAACGACAAATCATAGATGAAATCGATGAGAGTCCAACTACTTCAAAACTTTCCAAATATGATAGCTCTAAAGAATTGTATAAAGACATTTCGCTAAGCCAGGCAATTAAATCatcacaaaatttacaaaaaactattGCACACAACTCACATTTGAAAATGTTTAAACAACGGCGACAATTCGCTGGTTTCCTTAAAATGCACGCTGGTGATGAAACGAAACAAGCAAAGAAAAAAACACCATCGGATTTATCATCATCGAGCTCTTCAAGTGATAGTGAAGAAGATGATAACATGGAATTTGATGATGAAAATCAAGATGATAGTACATCTTCGGGCTCATGCTCGTCAAGTTCGTCCGGTTCTGATTCCAGTGAGAGTAGTAGCGATAGCTCAGAATTTGATAACGAAGAAAATGATGAGGAAAATGATGATGACGATTGTGATTCAGATAAAAGTGAATCTAAATCAAATATATTTATCTCACAAATCTCtgtaaaaaaggaaataaatttgCCTACAAAAAACTATACAACGCCTCAGACTACAAAACCACCAAAAGATGAACAATGGGGTTTTGCTGCTGTTGCTAAAAATCGCGTAGATATATTTTCTCAATCGAGAAATAATTTAGAGTCTGAAGGTTTTGCGCTAAAAAAGAGTGGTGGCAGCCTTTTGACtggtttaaataaaaatttagtaacGGATGAACTTACAACAAACAGCAAAGAAATTAAACACAAGTCAACGCCAAATGTGGAAAATGAAACTGAGGAAACTGATAAAAGACCACATAAAGTTACAACGAAGAAAGATAATTTACCACAGACCAAAACTACAACAGAAGcacgcactgctacaacaacaacaccagaaGCACCCGTGGAAGTGGAGCCGCCGAAAACTACAATAGAAACCGTAGAAGCAGTAACAGCAGAAAATTTAGCGAAAGCTAGTGACAGTAAGGATGCAAAAAATCCTGTGGAAAAAGTACAGAAAAAGAAAGTTGCAACACTCAAATCAGCGCCTTTGGATACGAAAAAAACCGTCTATAAAAGCGATGATGATGAGGTGCCATATTTAGATGAAAGCGCTGTAATCAAGTATCAATTAATGGAAAATACAAATTATGCTAGAAGTGTAAAGCCACCACCTTTGAATGAAGAAAGTTGTTCCAATGAAAAAGTTGAATATGAAGAAGTGTATCCGGAAAACCCATTTG AAAATCAACCTCTTCCTAATGGCGTTGAACAAAGTGACATAACGATTTATAAAAAAATACGTGAGAATGCTGCAAAGAAAGTAGCAGAATTGAAAAGTTTAAATGCGCTAGCCAATGCTAGTATTGGTGCATCACAAGAGCGCTGTCCATCAGCAATCGAAATCGGAAAGTGGCATATAGAAACATGGTATTCTAGCCCTTTTCCACAAGAATATGCCAG aTTACCGAAATTATATCTGTGTGAGTTTTGTTTGAAATACACAAAAAGTCGCTCTGTTTTGGATAGACATCAGAACAAATGTTTGTGGAAGCAACCGCCAGGCACGGAAATATATCGTCATAATGATATATCTGTATTTGAGGTCGATGGAAATATCAATAAGATTTATTGTCAAAATTTGTGCTTGTTGGCAAAACTTTTTCTTGATCACAAAACACTTTACTATGATGTGGAACCATTCTTATTTTATATACTGACCAAAAATGATAAAAAAGGTTGTCACCTTGTTGGCTATTTCTCTAAAGAGAAACATTGTGCACAAAAATTCAACGTTTCATGCATATTGACTATGCCACAATTTCAAAGGCAAGGTTTTGGTAGATTTCTAATTGAATTCAGTTATCTGCTTAGTCGCGAAGAGGGTCAAGTTGGCACACCGGAGAAGCCACTATCCGATTTAGGACGTTTATCATATTTTTCTTATTGGAAATCAATAATTTTGGAGTATATTTATAGTCATAGGAATGATGGACGTATAACATTTAAAGATATTGCAAACAAAACAGGCTTAACAGTATCTGATATAGCATTAGCATTTGAATTGTTGAACTTTATAAAGCTACGTAAAAATGAAGATGATATACGTTACCAAATAAATATCAAAGTTGATTGGGAAAAAGTAATAACGCactataaaaaattgcaaaattctaAACGCATTCCATTAGAACAAGATTGTTTACGTTGGAGTCCTTTGTTAACCAAAGCAGCTGTGCTGGCTGCTGATGGCATGAAATCATCCGAAGAAAGCAGCTTTTTAGATGGTTCTGCGAGATCTGAGCAAACAGTAATTGAACGTATGAGATCTAGGAAAAACAAGACCATGATGGCAGCAAATAATTTAACATTTATAAAAAAGGAGTTAAATACACAAGAGGCTACAACGCCTACGCGTGACAACAAAAGTAAATTCGCCAATTCATCCAATGAAAGTAAAATGGCTAGCGCAACAGTTGAACTAAATTTTCAGAAACGTAAGGGCACACACGTAAAAAACGGTAAAACGGATTTAAAAAACTCTTTGCGTGAGGCGATCGACGAAAGCAATGAACCGTCGAAGAATTATGACAATGAGCTGGAAAAAGGTAGAGATGATGAAGCTGATGTTATTAACGGTTctgtcacaacaacaacaacaacaacaacagcaatgtcAACTGCCACACCCGCCGTTGTTAAAGTGGTACCACAAACAACTAATCAAGAATACAAAAGAAGCTCACGGAAGCGGCAACTCAGCAAGGACGATACAGCTGATGTAATGGCAAATAACACCGCTGAAGAGATGGAAATTATGCATAAGCCGGATAAGAAAAGAAGAATTTATAACTCACCAGTTCAACCAATAGTGGAAAAGCTATCAAAAAGTGAAATAGAGGAAGCTGTTGTCAGCGCAGATGATGACAAACTGACAAGTCGTGCACAACGATTAGCGAATCGTAAGCACAGCGCACCCACTATTTCCACGAATAGAAGAAAACATTTTGAACGACAAACTGAATTGAAGATGAATATTAAACAGGAAGAGGTAAATGCTGTAGAGAAAACTGCATCACCACACGAGATGGGGATGGAGCCGGAGCCAGAAGCACCGAAAAAATGCACTGAAAATGACGACAACGAAGagaaatctacaaaaaattataacaatgaCAAGCCCATAACTACAGTGCCTAAGTTAAGAGGCAAAATGTGTAACGATAGGAAAACGAGCTACAATGAGACCAATAATGTGGCTGTCGCTGCCACAGATGAAACAATCACTAAGGAAGGTAATGAAGTTAATGAAGTTGAAGAAGGCCAGCAAGTGACGAAAAACAATTCCGACCAATCTGAGAATAGTTGTTATAACACAGAGAAAAATAGTATTAACACAGACGAAGTGCGACAGGCAATTGATAACGAGCAACAGCAAGCAGAACAACATGAGGAAGAAGAAACAGAAATAGAAAGAGAACAGGAACAAGAAAAGCATACTTCACCTAGTAAAAGCGCTAAACCAGAACCAACTGCGTCAACGGCATCGGGAAACGATGAAAAGGTCTTAGAGGCCGTAgcaaaaaagacgaagaaaacctTCGCTGAATTGATGGTAGAGAATAATGACACAAATGTCATTGTGCAAGAAACAGAGAAAAAATTGGAGAATGAGAATCCAAAAAGCCCAGAGAATGCTGCTAGCGAAAGCGAGCATAAGGCAGAGCAATGTAGTACTGAAAATGATAATACAACTGATGTAAATACAACAGTTACAGTTGTTGCTAATAATGCGACAAGTGATGATAATGAATCAAGAGTAGATGAATTGATGAAACAAAACGAACCAGCTAAAGAAAAGGAAGAAAAGGAAACAGCAACGAATGTAGAACATTTAGCAGATCCGATGCAAATTAAAATTACTGAGACAAAGGATGCTACCAAAAATGAGAAAACTATCAACACCCAAACAAACCCCAAAATTGAACCGACAACAGatataacaacagcaacaacagtagTTAAGGAGCCCTTATGTAAAATAGAATTTATCGATACGGAAGCATCACCAAAAAAGCCGACACAAATTTCTCCCAAAGATAATATAAAAGAAGATTGCGCAAGTTCACCATGCATGCCGAGTGTGGTTGAGAAAGGCAAGGAAGATGAACGAAAAGATGTATTAGAgatgctacagcaacaacagcaaccacaacAAAGAAAAGATGTTGAGAACAAGTGTGAGGTGAAAAGTATAGCTACAACAGGGCCAGCTATTACCACTCCACCATCACCACCAGTTATAACTTCAGCTCTGAATATGCCTTTGTCATTGGCTACAGCAACAACTTCATCTGTTCTATCTGCGGCTACACCAACATCAATGGCGGTATCACCAATAACAACGGCTTCTACGCCAATGTCTATATCACAATCGGTGCTAACATCAACTTCAATAGCAGTGTCGCCAACTAAAACACCAATACCAACACCAATTGTAGTACCCACACCGATACCGGCAAAAGCTGCTGTAGCAGCAGCTGTTGCTTCACAACAATTACAAATACCAAAAGCACCAATAGTAAGTGAGGCGATCGTTTGTAAAACTGATCAACTAATGGACACCAAACCTTTGGTGACCATGAAAAATGCCTCACCACCTGCGGCAAAAACAGCGAATATGGAAACCATCATGGATACCAAAATAAACGAAGGTAGAAAAATTAAAACTGCTTTTGAGAATGTTATAGAAAGAAAGGAAAAGGCTTTAGCTCAATccaacatacataataacaatgagatcaacaacaaaatcaaaattgcACAAAAAATACACGAAGCAGCAGCTGCTGTTGCAGCTAATTTAGAATTACAAAGATCACAATTGCAAGCGGCATCCGCAAAAAAGTCATTGAATCAAGCTGCAGCTATTGCAAATGTAAACTCTTTGAATAATAGTCGTAATGAAACGGGAGGTAGTGGATTTATTAAGACTACCCCGAAAGATAAACAAAAGTCGATTATTGCACATACAGATATTAAAATAAAGGAAGAAGATAAACAGCAGGTACAAGTGATAACCAGCAAAGGAGTTGATGCCGCATTATTATCACTGCACGATAAAAATCCCTATAATACAGCTGAACATCAAAAAATGCAAAACTCTGtggatttaaataaaattgcacCTCATTTTCCAATAAACCAGTTACCCAATTATCCAAATACGCCACAATATTGGCAATGGGATTATTATGGTTATAATTTCTCACCCTTGGATGCTGCAagtcaaaaaaatcaaaacaaatttgcCAAGGATTTGGCTACTACAATGGCTTATTCtcataattttacacaaaatctTTATCAATCAGCTATACAACATCATGCTCATCagcatatgcaacaacaacagcagcaacaacaacaacaacagcagcagcaacaacaacaacagcagcatacAAAAGAGAAATTGAAAAGCGATCGAAAAATGTCCACTTGCAAGAAAGAAGATTCAACATCGAAGAGCCAATCGAACACGAATAATCAAAACTTTAACAGCCGCGATGATGCGCATTGTGGTTTTACAAATACACAATCATCCTCTAGCTATACACAAAAATGTAATGTTCAAACGAAAACACATAAAATGTCTGCAGCCGATCAAACACAGCACATCAAATCCTTAAATCTCTTGCCCAACTCCAGTTCAAGGTTTTATAACCCAATTCTATCATCCGTACCAGTCGCCACTAATGCTCTTACACAGCAGGCTTTATGCCAAAAAGCTAGAGGTGGTAGTGGAGGCGAGCATAATTTAGTAAGCGCTACTgaagaaaataaagtaaaattaagcgGTGGGGGTGGACATAACTCGACTGCTagccagcagcagcaacagcaaaacACGTCTCAAGATATATCAACATCACTCTCGTATAGTTCAGGTTCATCAAATCATTCTTCAAGCAATTTACATCACTATGATTGTGGTATGACAGTATCAATGACAATGGATTCACCAACAAGTATTGGTAGTGATATTCAACAGAATACGACCAGCCCTATTCCATCGACCACGCCACATattcaacaacagcagcagcagcaacaacaacaacagcagcagcagcaatcaCAATTCTCTGATTGCTCTATGCAAACTCATACAGGAAATACACCAATGCATATGGCGATACAGACAGCACAccttcaacagcaacaacaacaggcaaATCTTAATTTAAACATGCAGCAATCGAGTAGCTCGCAGGCATTAAACTCTCTTACAAGTtctcagcaacaacaacatgcacAACAAAATCGAAAAGTTAATCAACAG ACCGATCTGGTAGCCAGTAGCTCGAACCAACGCTCGTCCACACCGAAAGCAATTCGTGGTTCAAACTCTTCTGCAAACAACCAACAGCAACATCGTCAGGCCAAAAGCACACCACCTGGCAATTCAGCTATAAATgtatcacaacaacaacagcagcagcaacaacagagTGTGAACAATAATCAGAACTTGCTCCAAACACAACAAGAACATTTACATAATATGCAACAACAATATTCGCAATTGAGTGGCCAACATCATCATCAACAAAATATGCATATTGATTATATAACATCAATACCACCAATTGGTCAAAATTATACATCGAATGCGTCAAATTCATATGATATTGTATCAATGCCAGCAGTGATACAACAACGGATGGCCATAAATAATACTTCACATTCGTTATCTAGTCCCCATCAGCGTACGATTGATCAATCGTCTTCATCAGCTTGTGCtgtcaacaatttttatttacaaaataatttgaCATCGAACGAAGCTAGCACATCACGTGTGCCTGTACCAGCGTCATCAGGAGGGGCAAACTCAAACGGTGGTGTTATTCATATCAGCCCAGATGCATCGGCTAGTTCCTCGAGCGGTACTGGTGATTCACAATTGGCACAGGATAATGTATCTGAGTCGTCCTCATCGAATGCAGGTACTACATCAACACAAGTTGGTAATTTATGTAGCCTTTCAAAATTACAACAATTGACAAATGGTTTAGATATTCAACCATGTAATACTTCACCTGCAGGACAAGTTAACTTGACGCCACCTCCACACCATCCAGTGTCTCATAATTCAATGACGCCACCACCGCATCTATTGGTGACGCAAAATCGCAGCTTGGGCACACCACCAAATATGCTACAACCGCAAATCAATCCATTACAGTATCATAAATATTATTCAAGTAATATGAATATAGCACCAATCGCGACCACACAAAATGTGAATAGGAATACACGTAATACTGCATCGGCACCGGCGCAACATATTGCCGTTTCATCTGTGACAACTTCATCAACAACAAGTCGCACCACAAATGTTCACATTAGTCCAAATTTGATGGCACCATATGGTACATATCGGATGACTACACCACAACCGGCAGCCACACCAACATATGCAGCTGGTGGTGATTATTCCAATTCGCAAATTCCGATGCAAATGGGTGTTATGAATATGCAATCACAATATCAGGATGCATGCGCCATTCAAAGGGCACAACAGAATTCAATGTATTCAACTTATCCACCCCCATATTTATCATTAAATGGGGCTATGCGAAGATAA